In Cupriavidus sp. EM10, the genomic window TACACCAGTTCGCTGGTGCTGATGATCCAGGCCGGACAGGCGGCGCACCTGACCGATCCGCAGATTTCGTCGTGGATCTGGGCGCTGTCGATCGGCATGGGCGTGACCACGCTGGGCCTGTCGCTGGCCATGCGCGTGCCGATCGTGGTGGCCTGGTCCACGCCCGGGGCGGCGCTGCTGATTGCCAGCCTGCCCGGCGTGCCCTACCCAGAGGCCATCGGCGCCTTCCTGATGGCCGCGCTGCTGATGACCGCCGCCGGGCTGACCGGCTGGTTCGACAAGCTCATGAAGGCGCTGCCGGCCAGCATCGCATCGGCCTTGCTGGCCGGCATCCTGTTTCGTATCAGCGTGGATGTGTTCGTGCAGGCCCAGCACCAGACCGCGCTGCTGCTGGCAATGTTTGCCGCCTACCTGATCGGTCGGCGCTGGTGGCCGCGCTACGCGGTGCCTGGCGTGCTGGCCGTGGGCGTGGTGCTGGCCGGTGCAATGGGCCAGCTACATTTCGAACAATTTCATTTCGCGGTGGCGCTGCCGGTGTGGACGACGCCGTCGTTCTCGCTGGCGGCGTTCGTCAGCATCGCCGTGCCGCTGTTTATCGTCGCCCTGGCTTCCCAAAACATTCCCGGCCTGGCCGTACTGCGTGCTGACGGCTACCTCGTGCCGGCCAGCCCGCTGATCGCGGTGACTGGCATCGCGTCGGCCGTGCTCGCGCCGTTTGGCTCGCACGGCGTCAACCTGGCGGCCATTACCGCCGCTATCTGCACCGGCCCGCAGGCCGACGCGGACCCGCGCCGCCGCTACATGGCGGCCGTGGTCTGCGGCGTCGGCTATCTGGTGATGGGCGTGATGGCGGCCAGCATCGCGGCGCTGTTCGCGGCCTTCCCCAAGGCGCTGGTGGTGGCCGTGGCGGCGTTTGCGTTGCTGGGATCGATCGCCAACGGGCTGACCGTGGCCATGCAGACGCCGGCCGAGCGCGAGTCGGCACTGCTGACGTTCATGATCACGGCGTCGGGCATGACGCTGGCGGGGGTGGGCTCGGCCTTCTGGGGCGTGGTCGGCGGCATGCTCGCGCTGCTGGTGCTCAAGCCGCGCGAGCCCAAGGCTGCCTGACAGGCTCAGAGCAGCAGGAAAGCCACCTCGGCGGCGCCGATCCCGGACACCGGCACGCCCTTGCGCCGCTGGAACAGCACGTGTTCCAGCACGCGGTCGCGGTGCTCGGCAAACACGGCCGGCTCGAAGCGCAGCGCGGCCGTGCCATAGTGTTCGGCCAGCAGCTTGTAGACGCGATGCCGCACCAGCAGCATCTCGTTATCGGCCTGCAGCCGCGTCATTTCGGTGGTGTGGTCTTCCTCGAGCTGGCGCATGCCGACCACCACGCGCGCATGCATGCCGCGATAGCGATCCAGCTCGGTATGCGCGCGGCGCAATTCCTCGCGCAGGGCCCGCACTTCGTTCTGCAGCTTCAGGTTCTGCTGGACACCCCGCTGGATGCGGGACGCTTCCTCCAGCGCATGATCGGCGGCGGCGATGGTGTTCTGCCAGACGCCTTCGCCGGCTTCAGTACGGTGGTCGGACGTTCCCTCGACGTCTGCCGGCCGCGTGATGACAGGCCACGTCGTGGCCGCATCCAGATCGGTCTTCATACAGCTCCCCTTTGATCCCGTCTACCCTTGTCCCGCCACCGGCGCATCGTTGTTGGGTGCCGGCATGGTCAGTCCACGGGTCTGTTTGTCGCCGCGACGTTTATGGTTCGCTGCCTCGATTATCTTTCCGGGCAACTATGGCGTACACATTGCATTCAAGACCTGTATTGGCTTCGGCACAACCACCGCGTGGAAGGGTATTCCAACTGCCCGAAACCCGCGTGGATACTGGATTTTCGGCGTTTTTCGCACCTATTTGCAGACCCCTTTTGAGGGCATCTTGCATAATGGTGCCCCGAGGCGCCTTAATAAGCGCTTTTACGGTTCCGAACGACGTTTCCTGCTGTTTCGCCCCTGCCATGAACGGTTATCTGCTTCTCGCCCTGGCCATCGTCGCCGAAGTCATCGCCACCAGCAGCCTCAAGGCCGCCGAGAATTTCACGCGGCTATGGCCCAGCGTACTGGTGGTGGCCGGCTACGCGGCCGCATTCTGGCTGCTGATGCTGGTGATGAAGACCGTGCCGGTGGGCGTGGCCTACGCGATCTGGTCCGGCGCGGGCATCGTCCTGGTGACGCTGATCGCCGTGGTGCTGTACCGGCAGGTGCCCGACCTGGCGGCCGTGGCCGGCATCGCCCTGATCATCGCCGGGGTGGCGGTCATCCAGCTGTTCTCGAAGATGGGCCACTAGGAGACCCGCTCTCCGGCCCGGCCGGCGCTCAGGTCTTGGGCGGCAGGGTACGCAGCAGGCGATTGACCTGGACCAGCGTCTCGCATTCGTCAGCCTTGCGCTTGCGGCGCTCGTCGACAATGTCCAGCAGCGCCCGGATCTGCCCATTCTTGGCCTCGCAGGCGTCCTTCCCATCCTTCGGACAGACCACATCGATCTCGCCGCGCAGGCTTTCCTGGACGATATCGATCAGGGCGGTGCACCCGGACGTGTCGTTCAACGCCGGATCGGACGCAGGCTGCACAGCCACCACGGGGGCCGCGGCAATCATGGCTAGCGCTGGAAGCCAGCGCGGAGGCGTCCGGAAAAAGGGCATGGATCGGCAGATTTGAGCAGACAGCCCGCCGCGGCTGCGGCGTGCGGGCTACATGATAGCGGTTTGCCTGGTTAGGATTGGGGAATTTGGGGGACTTTCGTGGGGACCGGAGCAGAAATGAGAACAGGCCACGCTAGGGTGGCCTGTTTCAGAAATCCATATGGTCCCGCCGACAGGAATCGAACCTGTATCTAGCGCTTAGGAGGCGCTCGTTCTATCCATTGAACTACGGCGAGCGGACCGTCTGCACCGTATCCGCGCCGCGCTGGGGCGGGTAGACCGGAAGACGGGGCGGAGTATAGCAAACTCCGCCGGCGCCGGATCGTGGCGCTGCCGTTGGCGTCCCGATTCGCGTCCTCTTTCACGAAGCGGCCGGTTGGCGTCCCGGGCCTGCCCGCAGGCGCGGTGGCAGGCACGGCCGCTGCGTGCGGTGCAGCTTTCCCAATCGATCAGTCCGGTCATGGCGGGCCCCTTTTGTGTTGGTTAATGTCTGCGCATCAGGCGGCGTGCAGGCTGACGAGGTGGATGCTCGACAGCAGGGCCAGCGCCATATGCAGCACGGTGGCCATCGCGATGCCAGGGTGGCGCAGGCAGGTTTCCACCTGTTCGCTGCGGGCCTGGCCCAGCAGGCACCATGTGCAGAAGTGTTCGCAGTTGTTGGTCAGCAGGTGATAGCGGTTTTCGCCGAGGCGGCTGCGGGCGCGGGACACGGCTTCGGTGCCAAGATAGCGGGCGCACGGTTCGGACTTCGCCGTTACGCCATGGCCGCCGGCAAACTGTTCGAGCGTGGTTTCCTCGACCGGGCCAGCGTGCAGCGCCTGGCAGAAGCCGGCGTAGTGGA contains:
- a CDS encoding lecithin retinol acyltransferase family protein; translated protein: MNAQDQQQISSLEDAYLPGAHLVTERNGYAHHGIYIGQGRVIHYAGFCQALHAGPVEETTLEQFAGGHGVTAKSEPCARYLGTEAVSRARSRLGENRYHLLTNNCEHFCTWCLLGQARSEQVETCLRHPGIAMATVLHMALALLSSIHLVSLHAA
- a CDS encoding multidrug efflux SMR transporter, with protein sequence MNGYLLLALAIVAEVIATSSLKAAENFTRLWPSVLVVAGYAAAFWLLMLVMKTVPVGVAYAIWSGAGIVLVTLIAVVLYRQVPDLAAVAGIALIIAGVAVIQLFSKMGH
- a CDS encoding benzoate/H(+) symporter BenE family transporter, whose amino-acid sequence is MLTGYTSSLVLMIQAGQAAHLTDPQISSWIWALSIGMGVTTLGLSLAMRVPIVVAWSTPGAALLIASLPGVPYPEAIGAFLMAALLMTAAGLTGWFDKLMKALPASIASALLAGILFRISVDVFVQAQHQTALLLAMFAAYLIGRRWWPRYAVPGVLAVGVVLAGAMGQLHFEQFHFAVALPVWTTPSFSLAAFVSIAVPLFIVALASQNIPGLAVLRADGYLVPASPLIAVTGIASAVLAPFGSHGVNLAAITAAICTGPQADADPRRRYMAAVVCGVGYLVMGVMAASIAALFAAFPKALVVAVAAFALLGSIANGLTVAMQTPAERESALLTFMITASGMTLAGVGSAFWGVVGGMLALLVLKPREPKAA